The genome window AGAATCAAGTCTTCCATTCATCTTCTTCTCAATTACAGCCATAACATCTTTGAATCGAGACTCAACATTGCCAAAGGCCTCTTTGATCTCTCTTTTTGCCTTTAGTAGCTCTCCATAAAGGAAACCCATGGATGGCTTCACATCCCCATCAACTAAACGGAGGACTTTGACCAATGGCTCAAAAATAGCCAACATTAGCTTCACATCCTTCCAAAAGGCTGGACTCAATATAGTAGCTGTGGcctcttttcctttttttgatTTCACATCCTTTAATGAGTCCCACCTGCTATGAACTACCATCTTCCTTAACTGGTCCTTCTTCTCTTGCATACTATTCAAAGTGAGAAAGTATGAAGCAAACCTAGTCACTCCTGGCCTCACTAGCTCTTTCCCCTCTGTGAAGTATCTCAAGCACTCCAATGTTCTTGTGTGGCCATACACAAATATGGTAAATGACTTTGCTTGGTCAATCACTTTCCTGAACCGAGGCAATTTGCCAATTCCTTGGAGCATCAAGTTGATTGTGTGAGCTGCACAAGAGGTCCAAAATATTTGTGGTCTCTTCTCAAGCAATAGCTTCTTTGCTCCCATGTTGTTAGAGGCATTGTCAGTGACTACTTGCACCACATTTTCTTCACCAATGTCTTCAATTGCTTTGTCCACTAATTCAAAAATGACTTCGCTTGTGTGTGACACATCTGACATCTCTTTTGAGCTGATGAAGGAGGTTCCATCAGCACAATTAGTGCATATATTCATTATGCTTCTCCTCTTCCTATCTGACCAAGCATCGGTCATAATAGAGCACCCATTTTTCATCTTCTCGGCTTCACGTTCCTGCAGCAAACACTTGGTTCTTTCATATTCTTCTTCCAGCAAACTACCTCGAAAGgcatcttgagttggaggtgtaAGTCCTGGTCCAAATTGTCCAATTGCTTCACACATTTGCTTGAACTCATCATTGTCACATGCATTGAAAGGTATTCCTGCCAATGATTAAAAAATGAAATCTAATTTTAAAATGTGTTCAGTTCATGAATTTTAAAATGTGAAAACAGCATCGTATACTAGCAATTTACCATGATTATAGGCCCATCTTGCAATAAACTTGTGCACCTCATGCTCTCTTTCTTTCCATAGTTCCTTGTTCAGCTGCTGTTGTTTGAACGAATCAACCTTGGTAGGATCAATAGCACGTGTCCATTTGTCAATTGGCCCTAATTTGTGAGGCTGTGAGCTTCCAACACAAGTGACTTCTTCTGACTCCTCTCCAACCCTAGATACATTCACTTCCTCTCTAAATTCTAGCTCACGAACAGTCTTCTCCTCCCTCTTCCTTTTTGCAGCCTCTATTGCTTTCTTGCACTTTTCTTTAGCCTCTAGAGCCTGCGGTGTTGCAGACGTGCATTTCTTCACATtctttccaacatgggcaagatgCTCCTTCAACCTATAAATCCCTCCCCTCATCTCCTTGTCACAGAACTTACACTTCACCTTGTCTTTGTTGTTAGCATCAACAAGAACACCATATTCCCATCCAACATCATCTGAATTTCTTTTTAGGAGATTCGCTCTAGCTGCTTCAGTTTCAGAAGGTGCAGCTGCAGTTTCTGATGACATCCTTAAACCTTAATCCTTTGATTTCTTTCACTTGTACACTGCATAGGGGAGGAAAGCAGTTTCAGCAGGGGAGGAAAGCAGGGGAGGAAAGCAGGAAAGCAGGGGAGGAAAGCGGGGGAGGGGGATGAGCAGGGAGGGGAGCAGCCGACGGGGGAGGAGAACTCACCGGCGGGGGAGcagggaggggagcagccggCGGGGGAGCAGCAGGAGGGGATGAGCGCCGGCGGGGGAGCAATTTCTGTGACCGTGTGGGAGGGAGACCGAGCGGCTGCACAGCGCGCGCTAATActcccccccgcgcgcgcgctaAAAATTGCCGCGCGGCCCGCGCGCCGCCCACTCGCCGCCTAGTCGCGCGGCCGCCTAGACGCCGCACAGGACCCTAGGCTACGCGACAGCCTATCGACTAGCGCCTAGGCGCGCCTAATCGCCGCCTAGTCGGTGCCTAGCCGAACACTGAAGGTAAGTCTATTTCCAGAGGTATGGTAGATATGCTACATTTGTTTGACTTATTCATGTATTTATGATTGAGGGATTGGGATGATATATCTTGCATTTTTTCTGATTTTAAAATGTTGCGAACAGTGCATGCCTTTTGTTATGTGATGACCAATTTTTACTAGAGTGGTCTTTTGACAAGAAGGGTCTTTGCAAaagatgtgtgtgtgtgtgtgtgtagcaGTCTTACTACCTGATTGTTCTGGGTGGTTATAGATTGCATGTGTTAGATTTAGCAGGGACTGCCGCTTAGCTAGATGAAGATAACGGTCAGTTCTATACAACATCAATTTTGAGCAGGGCGCTAACTGACAATGATAGTTCTTTAGCCCAAAACTTCTGTTTCTTTTGTCAATCCACACTCTGATCAATATCTGGTGGATCCTACGTGAAGTTTGATTCTCTCTGCCACAGTTATTTATGGGAAGAGTGGAAGGAAAGACACCCTGAATCAGCATCAGATAATTCAGACAAGTTCTTAAACTTGAGATTTGTCTCCCTTGAGGTTCGTACATAATAAGTTCCATGTTCTATTCTAAATCCCTAGGTGAAATTCTTACAAAGTATCCACATTCATTTCTGTGGCTTCAGGTTTTCATTTGTTGTTTGAAGAGTGTAGGAACTTTGAATCTTTAATCCAAAAGCAATTAAATACAAATAGTGGTGGAGATAGATTTGTGTTATTACTTTTTGTCGTGGAAGAAGATTGATTTTTCAGGGTCTTTGTCACAAAGCCATCTATGGCCTGTATGCTCAGATGTCATATAATGTTTACATTGACCATATTTTACATGTATGTAGGTCAATTCCCTTAATTTGGACATGATTTTCATTCACACTTGCATCCTAGTTCATATTCTTTCCAGTATCTAGCAATTTTGGGGTAATCAAAGGCTATCGATCTTTGCTACAAAATATGTCAATTGTTGGCATAAACAGCTTCTGATAATTATCTAATTCACTTGATTCAGTTGGTCAGAGTTTGCTCTCTGTTTCAACTGAAATTGCAGTCAATGGATTGCTTGATTGAATTCCTTTGTCGTGTGCGTTGTAAATTCACTGATCATGGCTTATCCTTCCCCACATGAATTTATGTCTGGACTTGTTTTGTTGCAAACTTCTGCTTATATGTACAAAGTGTTGGGTTTATTTGGTTTATCACATTTTTTATTAAGAAAAAAATCCTGGCCGCAGTTGAACATTGTTTTTCTCCCATGAATGTGGTACCAATTTTTTGTGTGGTGGTTTATAGTGAGCATGGTATATGCTTTTAAAGAATCACAGCTCTTTACATGTATGCTAATCAACACTTAGAATTTGTCCTTTTCTATAACTTTGGTGTTCTAATTTTGTATTGTTATCCGATTATGTTCTATTTGCGGTGCAGCTCCCTCAGCAGGATAATTCATATGATTGTGGCTTATTCTTGCTCCATTATGTGGAATTATTTTTGACAGATGCTCCAAGTAACTTCAACCCTCTGAAGATTGATGTATTTTCTGGCTTTGTAAGTCTTAATTTGTTTTCTTTGTTATTTAATGGCATCCTGCTGTTTCTCTGCCATTCTTAAGTAGTTTGTTTGGTCTTGAAGCTCAATGTTGTTGCCGTTATGAACTTGATCAGAACTGTGCTAACtgtttctttattatttttgtaaccTATGGGCGCTAAGAATTTTCACTAGTGGATATTTACTTAATTTGCAATGTTTTATTATTATATTCAACTATAATTCTGATGTGCCTTCATACGTTGGAACTATTCTAGTACAATTATCAATCAAGTCAGTAAAAATTGCACTGGACTAACCTAACTACAGTTGGTGAATTGCACAAGTCAAACAATATTTGTATTTACATCTCATGGGATTATGGGTGTTTGAGATTCGAATTTCGTAGTTAAATTACAATCATAGATATTATCTGAACACTTGTGTATAAAAAGATCACCTTCACATTCCTTTATAGCTTTTGTTAGTCCAACTTTTCCTTGACATTAGTTTTGTTTGACTACAGTTTCCTTTTTCTTTCACTATTTTGTCTgtgctctggccatttaattctggttTCCTTCAAATTTTTTCATCACAATATCCTTGAAGTGCAAAGTCATTCTATGCAATATTTTGAGGTTGGATTTTAATAGGTGTATTAATTTCTTGAACTTTCACTCTTAACGTGCTTTTCAGCTTAGTGATgattggtttccacccccagaagcttcTCTGAAGCGTTCGGTGGTCCGAAAGTTAATTCATGAGCTGGTAACTGGATCTTTTCAGAATCATCCCAAGCTAGCTTGTGGTGGTGAGCAGCTTGACGAAAGACATCAAAGATGCTCAAATCCTGGTGAACCTGAAACAGTTTGCACAGTTGATGATGGAACCCATGAAGTACAGCCATCCAAGTCCATCTGTTTATATGATTCCAAAGAGGGGCTACCTACTTCTGGATGCATGTTGGACACTGGAAGTGTCCCAATTGTTGATGTACAGAATCTACAAGAGTCAGAGGTATAGTTATTAGCTGATGTTAGAGGTAGACAGAGTGGTTTTGCCGGAGGTACTAACCTCAGCCATCATTGCTTGATTATATAGAAAGATGAGATGAGTCACATTGATTACATAACAGCTCATTAGAGCTTAGCTAATCAGATAGGAGCCTTGGCAGCCGCACACACCTGTTGAGCTGCTCAAGGTCTTTAATGACTATAATTAACTAGCACAAGTAACTAGGAGAGTGCTTAGGAAACAGGACTTAATAACAACATTTCTCCCCCTAAGGCCTGTTTCAACTGATCTTGATCTCCTTGATCCCAATTCTGCTTCTCATATCTTCCAACTTGGTCTTGCCCAAGGCTTTGGTCAGTATATCAGCAAGCTGATCTGTAGTGGGAATAAATTCTGTTTTGATGCTACCTTCTTCCACACAGTCCCTGATGAAGTGATGCTTGATTCTAATATGTTTGCTCCTGTCATGGAAAACAGGATTCTTTGCCAAAGCTAGAGCAGATTTATTGTCTACTCTAAGTTCCACCACCTCAACTTCTCTTCCCAATAATTCTGCAAACAGCCTTGACAACCACAAGGCTTGGGTTGCAGCTGTTGTCATTGCCACATATTCAGCCTCACAGCTTGACAATGCAACAACTCTCTGCTTGATAGATTGCCAGCTGACCAGACTGTTTCCAAGGAAAAATATACATCCAGTAGTGCTTTTACTTGTATCAATATCTCCAGCCAAGTCTGAGTCACTGTAACCCACAAATCTTGCCTTGCCTGTCATTCTAGTATAGCATAGCCCATGATCTAGAGTACCAGCcacatatctcaagattctttttacAGCCTGAAAATGTTCAGCTGTTGGCTTCTCCAGAAATCTGCTAACATACCCTACAGCAAAAGCCAAATCTGGCCTTGTGTGCACTAGATATCTCAGGCTACCAACTAGTCTTCTATACTGAGTTGGATTTACCTCCTTTGCTGTACTTTCCTTGCTCAGTTTCAACCTTTCTTCCATGGGGGTGGTGGCTGGATTACAGTCTGCCATACCACCGAGCTCAAGTATCTTCTTAGCATAATGAGTCTGTTTCAGAGTAATGCTTCTCTCTGATTGTCTTACCTCAACCCCAAGATAGAAAGACAACAGACTCAAATCACTCATTTCGAATGTCTGCTTCATTTTTGCCTTGAAAGCTTCAATCTTCTGCTGATTGACTCCAGTGATGATCAAATCATCAACATAGACTCCAATTATCAGCAAAGAATCACCTGAACCTTTCCTGTACATGGCAGCCTCATATACATTCTGCTCAAAACCCATCTGCTTAAGAGTCAAATCAAGTTTGGCATTCCAAGCCCGAGGAGCCTGTCTTAGGCCATACAATGCCTTGTGTAACCTGTACACTTTCTTCTCTTCTCCTGATACTTCAAAGCCTGGTGGCTGAGTAACATAAACCTCTTCCTTGAGTTCTCCATTCAGAAATGCAGACTTCACATCCATGTGATGTACTGCCCAACCTTCTTGTGCTGCTAGAGCAAGTAAGACACGTACTGATTCCATTCTTGCAACTGGTGCAAAGGTATCTTCATAGTCAATCCCTTCCTTCTGAACAAAGCCACGGgccacaagtcttgccttgtgccTGATCACAGCACCATGTTCATCCTTCTTCAATTTAAACACCCACTTCAATGAAATTGGGCGATGACCTGGACTAGGAGTAACAAGTTCCCAAGTCCCATTCCGCTCAACTGAGCTCAGCTCTTCCTTCATTGCTGCCTGCCAATCTGGGTCATCTTTGGCCTCTTCATAGCTTGTGGGCTCACCAGCATGAGTGAGGTTCAATTCTGCAAACAACCTTTGTGCCGGCAAAGGGGTTGGCTGATTACCAATAATATCATGGACCTTCCTATAACGAAGCTCTTCACCATCATGATAAGCATCCACCCTTTCACTATCATTCTCCAGAGGAGTCACATGCTCTATCTGCGGGCTTGCTGGAGCTGGTGTAGGTGTTCTAGGTGACACAGGCACCTCTGTCTCCACTGCGGATTCCTCTGCTTCTGTTGCAGACTCTCCTGCACTCACCAAAGGGAGACTAGGTGATGTAGGATGTGGCTGAAGAGGTGGTGAGGGTAACACTGAACTTTCTGCTTCAGGAAACTCTTCTGCCCATGGAAACTCAACAACAAAATCGCTGCATGCTGCCTCTGAAGTACCTGCTGCCGCTGATGCCCAGTCCCAGCCACGTCCTTCATCAAATACCACATCACGGCTGACTCGCACGCGCTGGGACACTGGATCAAATACACGATATGCCTTGGCCCCTTCTGCATAGCCAATGAACACTCCAGCCTTACCGCGATCATCAAGTTTCTGGAGCTGAGTAAGCTGCCGGGTATAAGCCACGCAACCAAATACCTTGAGGTGGCCAACTGTTGGTGCGCGGCCATGCCATGCCTCATACGGAGTTACATTCTTCAGTGCCTTTGTTGGAGATCGATTCAGAATATGCACAGCCGTCATCACAGCCTCCCCCCAAAACCGAGAAGGCATCTGGCGTTGCTTGAGCAGAGCTCGTGCCATGGCCACCACAGTTTGATTCCTGCGCTCAACCACACCATTCTGTTGCGGTGAATAAGGAGCACTGAAATGCCTTTTAATACCTTCATTGGCGCAGTATGCGGCGAACTCCGCGACGGTGAATTCCCCGCCATTGTCGGTGCGCAGGACCTTCAACTTGCGCCCACTTTCCACCTCTGCTGCCGCCTTGATCTTCTTGATTGCTTCCGCCGCTGCGTCCTTGGATGGCAGCAACACAGCCCACATAAAACGGGTGGCATCATCGACGAGCAGCAGGATGTAGCGGTTGCCCGCCGGTGTCGCTGGCGTGACTGGGCCGCACAAATCACCGTGCACCAATTCGAGTTGATTCTGGGCACGATATGCTGCTGCGGCCGGAAAAGAGCGCCGCCTCTGCTTCGTGGTGACACAAGTGTCACATACCTGCTCCACATGATCGACCACCGCATCCCACGCGCCATCTCCTCCTTGCTGAGTCGCCGGAGTGCATCGAAGTTCAGATGGCCGAAACGttcgtgccactgccatgcctcAACATCCTTGCGCGCCGCGAGACAGATAGGTTGTGCAGCCTCGAGGTGCAAAATGTACAACCTGTTCTTCCCTCGATGTACCTTGGCCAGCAATCGGTGATGATTGTCCCAAATGTGGAGCACGCCATGGTTAATCACAACCTTGGACCCTCCTTCATCAAGCTGTCCCAAACTTAGTATGGAGTTCTTCAGCGCTGGAATGTAGTAAACGCCATGAAGAACTCTCTGCTCCCCGGTCTTGGCTTGAAAAATGATGGATCCAACTCCCTTGATTTCCACCTTCGATGCATCCCCGAACCGGACCGTTCCTCGAACGCCAGTGTTCAGATCAGCAAAGAGTTCTCGACGCCTGGTCATGTGATGTGTTGCGCCAGAGTCTAGGTACCAACCGCTGTCCATATCTTCTTCATCCACGCCAAGGTAGGCACAGGCACGTGGCTCAGAGAGCTCGACGTGCTGCACCGTGTAGCTGTGCGCCGGCGTGCTCTGCTCTAGGCTGATAAAGCCCTGTGCCAGAAACAGAGCACCATCTTCTTCACATTCGGCGTACTGGACGCGCGCCTCATGTCTTCCTTGGTTCCCGCCACGCTGTCCAGCCTGATTTCCACCGCCGCGACCTCCACCATGGTTGCCACCGCCGCGGCCAGCACGgtttccaccgccaccgccgcgctCTGCATCCTCACGGCGCGGCTGCGGACACTCACGTGCCCAGTGGCCTTCCTGGTTGCAGTTGAGGCAGGTGTTGGGGCCGACACGGCCAGCAACATTGTCGTCTCCTCGTCCGCCACCACGTCCACCTACTCTGCCTCGTCCTCGTCCACCATCGCGGCTGCGTCCACCGCCACCGCGCTGGTTCCTGGAACCAGAGCCACATGCATCGTCTCCCTTCTTTTCCTTTCTGCATCGCGCTTTCCACTGCTCCTCAGTGTACAACAGCTTGCCATTGATGGCCACCGGCTCGGTCAGTATTTGTTCTTCGCGATTGTCCACTGCCTTAAGCCTTCCAGTCACCTCCTCAAGAGTCAGTGCCTCAAAATCAAGGAACTGCTCAATGGCGACGACGATCTGCGAGTACTTGGCCGGCACCGTGCGCAGGAATTTCTCCACCACGCGCTCCTCGGTGATGTCCCTATCGCCATGGATGACAAGCTGCTGGTGCAGAGTTGACAACCGCACAGCAAAGTCATCCACTTGCTCACCAGGATTGACGCTGATGTTCTCCCAATCACGGCGTAGGCGCTGCAGTGTTGCTCGACGGACCCTGTCCAcgccgatgcgggtcgcagcgatggcgtcccacGCCTCCTTCGCCGTAGCCTTGTCGAGCAGTGGGAGACCCATCTCCTTGGGTACAGCCCCGACGATCACCTCTAGTGCGCGTCTGTCATCGCGGAACTGGACAGGACCGCCTTCAATGGCGTCCCAGAGATCGCGCGCCTGCATCCTCAGCTTCATAGTCTGGCTCCACTCGTAGTAATTCGTCTTGTCCAACATCGGCCACGTCGTGCCGCTGCCGGAGTCGCGGTACACCACTCTTCCTTGCGGCGACTCATAGCGACCACCGCCGCGGCAGCGCCTCCGGTCCCGCAGTGGTGACTGCGAACGCCTCCGGTCTCGCGGAGGAGTCCGCGGCCTCCGATTCCTCTCCAtctcctcttcctcttcctcgacctcctcatcttctcccttcTCGACGGCGATTTCAGCTCGCAGCTCCTGcgccgcccttgccgccgcctCTGCTGCAGCCGCTGCCTGCTTTGCTGCCTGGACTGCCAGCGCCGCTGCTTCCTCTGCAGCCTTCAGGCGCGCAGCCCGGCTGGAGAAGTCGCCCAGCTCTCCTTCGCTGGTTCCCTTGGCCTTGAGCCTGGGAGCGCGCTCAACAGAGGTCGACATGAGTAGAGAAGAGAGGAGTCGACCTTGAGGCTCTTAGTTGTCTAACCTAACCTCTGATACCAAATGTTAGAGGTAGACAGAGTGGTTTTGCCGGAGGTACTAACCTCAGCCATCATTGCTTGATTATATAGAAAGATGAGATGAGTCACATTGATTACATAACAGCTCATTAGAGCTTAGCTAATCAGATAGGAGCCTTGGCAGCCGCACACACCTGTTGAGCTGCTCAAGGTCTTTAATGACTATAATTAACTAGCACAAGTAACTAGGAGAGTGCTTAGGAAACAGGACTTAATAACAACAGCTGATAAGTTTAAACTCCTATTTTTCTTTGCCTGAGCTTGATTATTGATACCGTGATTTGTTATTTGATTGTTTGGTGGCAGGTTTGTGCACCAGTGAAGGATACTGTTGTTTGCTTGTCAATCCAGGATGAGAAAAATGACCCACTTGCATCTAACAGTCAACTTAATATGAGATCATATTCCCCAGAAGGTGATGGCGTGATTAAGGAATCAAATCGTGTGGTGACAGATAAGGAAAATGATAAGTCTTTGTTTCTTTCTTTGGATAATGACCAAAAAGTTCACAGCCAAGCAGAAGCTGAGGTGCAGGATATTATGGTTCGTACTAGCTGCTCAATATCTGAAATTTTAGCTCAGAAAATTACCAGCAAAGAACAGCCCTCCCAAAAAAGCATAGAAGTTGGGGATGAGTGCTTTAGACCTTCTCAAGATATGGATTATGTTATGATGTTTGACTCCAGCAAAGATGAGAATGGACCAAATCCAGAAAGATTGACAGCTGAAGGTGATTGTGGCGATCCTCATGAACGTCTGGATTTAGTCACAGTAGGTGATATCGGAAAAATGGTTGTAGACAATGCAATCATCGAAGATGTGAAGAGTAATAACACAACTGCAAACAATGTCAATCACGGTGAGCTGCATGTTTCATTGCAGTTGCCAGAGGGAAACACTGACAATGGTATGACTGGTGTTAGCACAGCTTCCTCTTTAGACATAAAAGAGGGAAACAATGACAAAGTAGTGGCAGATGCCTCTGCACATGAAGGTGATATAAATGACAATGGTAGCTCTGAATTGAAAATAGGAAATACGAACAGTGGTATTACTGGTGTTATCGCAGCTTCCTCAGACTTAAAAGAGGAAAATATTGACAAAGTAGTGGCAGGTGACTGTGCACATGAAAGTGATATAAATGCTAAGGATTGCACTGAGTTGAACATTGGAAATACTGATAATAGTATTGCTGGTGATAGTACAGTTTCCCCTGAGGTGAGCGCGGAAAACACTGATCAAATCATAGCAGGTGATTGTGGAAATGAAACCGATTTAAAAGCTGATGGTGAGGGTGCTGACAAATTCTTAGCAACTGACAGTGCTCTTCCTTGTGAAGATGATGCAACTTGCATGGATGGTGCGAATGTGATTGTATCACTAGATGTACCCCGTAGCACGAAGAATGATACATTTTCCAAGAACACATCTTCTGACGCTGAAATGCCTCTGCCTGTTGGAACCTGTGAGCTCGTCGATAGACCTTCTTCCGAGAATGACATGTCTGAGCACACATCTTTTGATGGTAAACGGCCTGCGGATGATAGGACTTTGGAAGAGAACGAAATGGTTATGCCTGGTGATGAAAAAACAGAGGTGCATTACAAGCGACGGAAGGTTTTGGCCTCAGAGAAACAAAGCAGCTTCTCCGGAGCAACTTCTACAGATTAGGTTTGGCTGGTGTGAGACTTAGTTTTAGTTTCTGGGATATGTGACCTGTCTAGTCCTTGACAATATGCTG of Zea mays cultivar B73 chromosome 8, Zm-B73-REFERENCE-NAM-5.0, whole genome shotgun sequence contains these proteins:
- the LOC100278181 gene encoding uncharacterized protein isoform X1 — encoded protein: MIVICQLIYNFFMLYQIRKLQMDHAEVSGLLCIGTRETDGGEESYAAEYPKMDQDTNATTKFDVVMETSAMYTDQINTNACLDEYHMSGKQPMEEMGFGSAHPFELPSEGMVADSGEESMPSSPDTSTSNYDAPGYTEQNLQHIYNSYDALVDKDGVVLTPAFMICDKTLYLEPHLTFSLDGIKIEYLDLDSFEDEKLSALQWEISNIISISCKWTRSVGSALITLLVGSTAETGNAANAVQDESCDDICFCCPLTSDCEYLSPAGRGPVRARFSLDDSQWPRRQQRIWELGPRYQEIWKDIPSDDFALENWSIEPCLFFPRQYFSSTEDFEDVIYPQGDPDAVSISKRDVELLLPETFVNDTIIDFYIKYLSTRIESTKKRRCHFFNSFFFRKLADLDKDQGRAPEGRAAFLRVRKWTRKINVFDKDFLFIPVNFNLHWSLIVICYPGEVATFEDGDAKLSAKLPCILHMDSLKGSHTGLKDIIQSYLWEEWKERHPESASDNSDKFLNLRFVSLELPQQDNSYDCGLFLLHYVELFLTDAPSNFNPLKIDVFSGFLSDDWFPPPEASLKRSVVRKLIHELVTGSFQNHPKLACGGEQLDERHQRCSNPGEPETVCTVDDGTHEVQPSKSICLYDSKEGLPTSGCMLDTGSVPIVDVQNLQESEVCAPVKDTVVCLSIQDEKNDPLASNSQLNMRSYSPEGDGVIKESNRVVTDKENDKSLFLSLDNDQKVHSQAEAEVQDIMVRTSCSISEILAQKITSKEQPSQKSIEVGDECFRPSQDMDYVMMFDSSKDENGPNPERLTAEGDCGDPHERLDLVTVGDIGKMVVDNAIIEDVKSNNTTANNVNHGELHVSLQLPEGNTDNGMTGVSTASSLDIKEGNNDKVVADASAHEGDINDNGSSELKIGNTNSGITGVIAASSDLKEENIDKVVAGDCAHESDINAKDCTELNIGNTDNSIAGDSTVSPEVSAENTDQIIAGDCGNETDLKADGEGADKFLATDSALPCEDDATCMDGANVIVSLDVPRSTKNDTFSKNTSSDAEMPLPVGTCELVDRPSSENDMSEHTSFDGKRPADDRTLEENEMVMPGDEKTEVHYKRRKVLASEKQSSFSGATSTD
- the LOC100278181 gene encoding uncharacterized protein isoform X2, with amino-acid sequence MDHAEVSGLLCIGTRETDGGEESYAAEYPKMDQDTNATTKFDVVMETSAMYTDQINTNACLDEYHMSGKQPMEEMGFGSAHPFELPSEGMVADSGEESMPSSPDTSTSNYDAPGYTEQNLQHIYNSYDALVDKDGVVLTPAFMICDKTLYLEPHLTFSLDGIKIEYLDLDSFEDEKLSALQWEISNIISISCKWTRSVGSALITLLVGSTAETGNAANAVQDESCDDICFCCPLTSDCEYLSPAGRGPVRARFSLDDSQWPRRQQRIWELGPRYQEIWKDIPSDDFALENWSIEPCLFFPRQYFSSTEDFEDVIYPQGDPDAVSISKRDVELLLPETFVNDTIIDFYIKYLSTRIESTKKRRCHFFNSFFFRKLADLDKDQGRAPEGRAAFLRVRKWTRKINVFDKDFLFIPVNFNLHWSLIVICYPGEVATFEDGDAKLSAKLPCILHMDSLKGSHTGLKDIIQSYLWEEWKERHPESASDNSDKFLNLRFVSLELPQQDNSYDCGLFLLHYVELFLTDAPSNFNPLKIDVFSGFLSDDWFPPPEASLKRSVVRKLIHELVTGSFQNHPKLACGGEQLDERHQRCSNPGEPETVCTVDDGTHEVQPSKSICLYDSKEGLPTSGCMLDTGSVPIVDVQNLQESEVCAPVKDTVVCLSIQDEKNDPLASNSQLNMRSYSPEGDGVIKESNRVVTDKENDKSLFLSLDNDQKVHSQAEAEVQDIMVRTSCSISEILAQKITSKEQPSQKSIEVGDECFRPSQDMDYVMMFDSSKDENGPNPERLTAEGDCGDPHERLDLVTVGDIGKMVVDNAIIEDVKSNNTTANNVNHGELHVSLQLPEGNTDNGMTGVSTASSLDIKEGNNDKVVADASAHEGDINDNGSSELKIGNTNSGITGVIAASSDLKEENIDKVVAGDCAHESDINAKDCTELNIGNTDNSIAGDSTVSPEVSAENTDQIIAGDCGNETDLKADGEGADKFLATDSALPCEDDATCMDGANVIVSLDVPRSTKNDTFSKNTSSDAEMPLPVGTCELVDRPSSENDMSEHTSFDGKRPADDRTLEENEMVMPGDEKTEVHYKRRKVLASEKQSSFSGATSTD
- the LOC100278181 gene encoding uncharacterized protein isoform X3, with amino-acid sequence MIVICQLIYNFFMLYQIRKLQMDHAEVSGLLCIGTRETDGGEESYAAEYPKMDQDTNATTKFDVVMETSAMYTDQINTNACLDEYHMSGKQPMEEMGFGSAHPFELPSEGMVADSGEESMPSSPDTSTSNYDAPGYTEQNLQHIYNSYDALVDKDGVVLTPAFMICDKTLYLEPHLTFSLDGIKIEYLDLDSFEDEKLSALQWEISNIISISCKWTRSVGSALITLLVGSTAETGNAGPVRARFSLDDSQWPRRQQRIWELGPRYQEIWKDIPSDDFALENWSIEPCLFFPRQYFSSTEDFEDVIYPQGDPDAVSISKRDVELLLPETFVNDTIIDFYIKYLSTRIESTKKRRCHFFNSFFFRKLADLDKDQGRAPEGRAAFLRVRKWTRKINVFDKDFLFIPVNFNLHWSLIVICYPGEVATFEDGDAKLSAKLPCILHMDSLKGSHTGLKDIIQSYLWEEWKERHPESASDNSDKFLNLRFVSLELPQQDNSYDCGLFLLHYVELFLTDAPSNFNPLKIDVFSGFLSDDWFPPPEASLKRSVVRKLIHELVTGSFQNHPKLACGGEQLDERHQRCSNPGEPETVCTVDDGTHEVQPSKSICLYDSKEGLPTSGCMLDTGSVPIVDVQNLQESEVCAPVKDTVVCLSIQDEKNDPLASNSQLNMRSYSPEGDGVIKESNRVVTDKENDKSLFLSLDNDQKVHSQAEAEVQDIMVRTSCSISEILAQKITSKEQPSQKSIEVGDECFRPSQDMDYVMMFDSSKDENGPNPERLTAEGDCGDPHERLDLVTVGDIGKMVVDNAIIEDVKSNNTTANNVNHGELHVSLQLPEGNTDNGMTGVSTASSLDIKEGNNDKVVADASAHEGDINDNGSSELKIGNTNSGITGVIAASSDLKEENIDKVVAGDCAHESDINAKDCTELNIGNTDNSIAGDSTVSPEVSAENTDQIIAGDCGNETDLKADGEGADKFLATDSALPCEDDATCMDGANVIVSLDVPRSTKNDTFSKNTSSDAEMPLPVGTCELVDRPSSENDMSEHTSFDGKRPADDRTLEENEMVMPGDEKTEVHYKRRKVLASEKQSSFSGATSTD